A genomic segment from Amphiprion ocellaris isolate individual 3 ecotype Okinawa chromosome 17, ASM2253959v1, whole genome shotgun sequence encodes:
- the LOC111581443 gene encoding girdin-like, whose product MMSLISENQKLKSSTKALQKQAKELGDENERLMIVFNDKKQELVDTKVKEAFLKLKQKLKDDKKAFQEESHKLRLEKLELEAKNADLLKQTEHLKAKRKEQMEKKDLQNKTTKPEDLEAKIQNLQNEKQHLEAENKDLLREKANLETKNRDLEIKNEHLEAENKDLHLEKINLETKTQDLQNKKQHLEAENKDLLREKANLETKTRDLEIKNEHLEAENKDLHLEKINLETKTQDLQNEKQHLEAENKDLLREKANLETKTRDLEIKNEHLERENKDLHLEKINLETKTQDLQNEKQHLEAENKDLLREKANLETKTRDLQKDNDHLNLDKKALEEECQALHKKSEEMMEVTKILEKENEELQELLSKKKKKKFFRFFKHTEPKEKEEQKMEKQKKEKKSAGCWSWFH is encoded by the coding sequence ATGATGTCTCTGATTTCTGAGAATCAAAAACTCAAATCCAGTACAAAAGCTCTGCAAAAGCAGGCCAAAGAACTGGGGGATGAGAATGAGAGGCTGATGATCGTCTTCAACGACAAAAAGCAAGAGCTTGTAGATACAAAGGTGAAAGAGGCCTTTCTGAAGCTCAAGCAAAAACTGAAGGATGACAAAAAGGCTTTCCAGGAAGAGAGTCACAAGCTTCGACTGGAGAAGCTTGAGCTGGAGGCAAAAAATGCAGATCTCCTGAAGCAAACCGAACATCTGAAGGCCAAACGTAAAGAACAGATGGAGAAGAAGGATCTGCAGAACAAAACCACGAAGCCAGAAGATCTGGAGGCCAAAATACAAAACCTCCAGAACGAAAAACAGCACCTGGAGGCCGAAAACAAAGACCTTCTCAGAGAAAAAGCAAATCTGGAAACCAAAAATAGAGACCTCGAGATCAAAAATGAACACCTGGAGGCTGAAAACAAAGACCTTCacctggaaaaaataaatctggaaaCCAAAACACAAGACCTccagaacaaaaaacagcacCTGGAGGCCGAAAACAAAGACCTTCTCAGAGAAAAAGCAAATCTGGAAACCAAAACTAGAGACCTCGAGATCAAAAATGAACACCTGGAGGCTGAAAACAAAGACCTTCacctggaaaaaataaatctggaaaCCAAAACACAGGACCTCCAGAACGAAAAACAGCACCTGGAGGCCGAAAACAAAGACCTTCTCAGAGAAAAAGCAAATCTGGAAACCAAAACTAGAGACCTCGAGATCAAAAATGAACACCTGGAGCGCGAAAACAAAGACCTTCacctggaaaaaataaatctggaaaCCAAAACACAAGACCTCCAGAACGAAAAACAACACCTGGAGGCCGAAAACAAAGACCTTCTCAGAGAAAAAGCAAATCTGGAAACCAAAACTAGAGACCTCCAGAAAGACAACGATCATCTGAACCTGGATAAGAAGGCACTTGAGGAGGAATGTCAAGCCCTTCACAAAAAGAGCGAAGAGATGATGGAAGTTACTAAAATactggagaaagaaaatgaggagctgcaggagcttctcagcaagaaaaagaagaagaaattctTCAGGTTCTTCAAACACACTGAGCCAAAAGAGAAGGAAGAGCAGAAgatggaaaagcagaaaaaagagaagaagtcAGCAGGTTGCTGGAGCTGGTTCCACTAA
- the pmchl gene encoding pro-melanin-concentrating hormone, like has product MCPKWYKSPRCHVRVRAATQDFEEEIQPSKPAPYTSWKISTMRQSLISIILATALLFESYGLSAALPMGKTEDGSLEQEALLLSDEATENGLVDADLVTRTRGSKLIIMAADPNLLRDLRVLHSGLSLYKRGADADNGQVTEHRDVGQDLNIPILRRDTMRCMVGRVYRPCWEV; this is encoded by the coding sequence ATGTGTCCGAAATGGTATAAAAGCCCACGATGCCATGTCAGAGTCAGAGCAGCGACGCAAGACTTCGAGGAAGAAATTCAACCTTCCAAGCCAGCGCCTTACACCTCCTGGAAGATCTCCACCATGAGACAGTCGCTCATATCAATCATCTTGGCCACTGCGCTCTTATTCGAGAGTTACGGTCTGTCAGCGGCGTTACCGATGGGCAAGACTGAAGACGGCTCCTTGGAGCAGGAGGCTTTGCTGCTGAGCGACGAGGCAACAGAAAACGGCCTCGTCGATGCGGATCTGGTGACGAGAACCAGAGGATCAAAGCTGATCATCATGGCCGCCGATCCAAACCTACTGAGGGACCTCCGGGTGCTGCATAGCGGACTTTCCCTCTACAAACGGGGAGCCGACGCCGACAATGGCCAAGTCACCGAGCACCGAGACGTCGGACAGGACCTGAACATCCCCATCCTGAGGAGGGACACTATGAGGTGCATGGTGGGACGAGTGTACCGGCCCTGCTGGGAGGTTTAG